One region of Anaeromyxobacter paludicola genomic DNA includes:
- a CDS encoding multidrug effflux MFS transporter, whose amino-acid sequence MRAPSPRRLTLLLGALSAIGPLSIDMYLPSFPSVARALGTSVAAVQLTLATYLAGLAMGQLAYGPLSDRFGRRAPLLAGLALYAAAGLACAAAPSLAFLAAARFVQALGGCAGLVIARAVVRDRFDVRDSARLYASLMLVMGAAPILAPLLGGQLLLLGGWRAIFGVLAAAGLALAAMVALGLPETLPRERRQRHGPGEIVRALGEALSHGPFVRLSLAGGAVQAAMFAYIAGSPFVLIELFGIPPARFGLVFGANAFGIIAASQLSRFLAARRGVMPPLRAGVAAAVVGYGALFAAVHAGGGLWLVLPGLFLGVASYGLVAPSATAAAMEHFEARAGSASAVLGVLQSTAGALAATAVSGLADGTARPLAGVTLACALLAAALLWAEGVSASRRRAGTPG is encoded by the coding sequence GTGCGCGCACCGTCTCCCCGCCGGCTCACCCTCCTGCTCGGCGCCCTCTCGGCCATCGGCCCGCTGTCGATCGACATGTACCTGCCGAGCTTCCCGAGCGTGGCCCGCGCCCTCGGGACGAGCGTGGCCGCGGTGCAGCTCACCCTCGCCACCTACCTCGCCGGCCTCGCGATGGGGCAGCTCGCCTACGGTCCGCTCTCGGACCGCTTCGGCCGGCGCGCCCCGCTCCTCGCCGGGCTGGCGCTCTACGCGGCCGCCGGGCTCGCCTGCGCCGCCGCCCCGAGCCTCGCCTTCCTCGCCGCCGCCCGCTTCGTCCAGGCGCTCGGCGGCTGCGCCGGGCTCGTCATCGCCCGCGCGGTGGTGCGCGACCGCTTCGACGTGCGCGACTCGGCCCGGCTCTACGCGTCGCTGATGCTGGTGATGGGGGCGGCGCCCATCCTCGCCCCGCTCCTCGGGGGACAGCTCCTGCTCCTCGGCGGCTGGCGCGCCATCTTCGGCGTCCTCGCCGCGGCCGGCCTGGCCCTGGCCGCGATGGTGGCGCTGGGGCTGCCGGAGACGCTCCCGCGCGAGCGCCGGCAGCGGCACGGCCCCGGGGAGATCGTGCGGGCGCTCGGGGAGGCGCTGTCCCACGGCCCCTTCGTGCGGCTCTCGCTCGCGGGCGGCGCCGTCCAGGCCGCCATGTTCGCCTACATCGCCGGCTCGCCGTTCGTGCTCATCGAGCTCTTCGGGATCCCGCCGGCCCGCTTCGGCCTCGTCTTCGGCGCCAACGCCTTCGGGATCATCGCCGCCTCGCAGCTGAGCCGGTTCCTGGCGGCCCGGCGCGGCGTGATGCCGCCCCTGCGGGCCGGGGTCGCCGCGGCGGTCGTGGGCTACGGGGCGCTCTTCGCCGCGGTCCACGCCGGCGGCGGGCTCTGGCTCGTGCTGCCGGGGTTGTTCCTCGGCGTCGCCTCCTACGGCCTCGTCGCCCCGAGCGCCACCGCGGCGGCCATGGAGCACTTCGAGGCCCGCGCCGGGAGCGCCTCGGCGGTGCTCGGCGTGCTCCAGTCCACCGCCGGCGCCCTCGCCGCCACGGCGGTGAGCGGGCTCGCCGACGGCACCGCCCGGCCGCTCGCGGGCGTCACCCTCGCCTGCGCGCTCCTCGCCGCCGCCCTGCTCTGGGCGGAGGGGGTCAGCGCGTCGCGTCGCCGCGCCGGTACTCCCGGGTGA
- a CDS encoding aldo/keto reductase — MEHVQFGRTGLQVSRLCLGTMTFGGQCDEATSRAILDAAAAGGVTFLDTADVYPLGGTPATAGRTEEIVGRWLEGRRHEFVLATKCFGPMSARPWDRGNSRKHVLDAIDASLRRLRTDHVDLYQLHQPDPATPIDETLRALEDVVRSGKARYVGCSNFLAWQAARALGRSDALGLVRFASVQPRYNLLFREFERELFPLCREEGLAVIPFNPIAGGLLSGKHRRDGGPPPGSRFTLGTAAKLYQERYWQERMFETVGALSGVAAQAGMPLVTLAVAWVLANPVVTAPIIGASRPEQLGPSLAAAEATLPADVLARLDDLTREYRRGDATR, encoded by the coding sequence ATGGAACACGTCCAGTTCGGCCGCACGGGGCTCCAGGTGTCGCGGCTCTGCCTCGGCACCATGACCTTCGGCGGGCAGTGCGACGAGGCGACCTCGCGCGCCATCCTCGACGCCGCGGCGGCGGGCGGGGTCACCTTCCTCGACACCGCCGACGTCTACCCGCTCGGCGGCACGCCGGCCACCGCCGGCCGGACCGAGGAGATCGTGGGGCGCTGGCTCGAGGGGCGCCGGCACGAGTTCGTGCTCGCCACGAAGTGCTTCGGCCCCATGTCGGCGCGCCCCTGGGACCGCGGCAACTCGCGCAAGCACGTGCTCGACGCCATCGACGCCTCGCTGCGCCGGCTCCGCACCGACCACGTGGACCTCTACCAGCTCCACCAGCCCGACCCGGCGACGCCCATCGACGAGACGCTCCGCGCGCTCGAGGACGTGGTCCGCTCCGGCAAGGCGCGGTACGTCGGCTGCTCCAACTTCCTCGCCTGGCAGGCGGCGCGGGCGCTCGGGCGCAGCGACGCGCTCGGCCTGGTCCGCTTCGCGTCGGTGCAGCCGCGCTACAACCTCCTCTTCCGCGAGTTCGAGCGCGAGCTCTTCCCGCTCTGCCGCGAGGAGGGGCTGGCGGTCATCCCCTTCAACCCCATCGCCGGCGGGCTCCTCTCCGGCAAGCACCGGCGCGACGGCGGCCCGCCCCCGGGCTCGCGCTTCACCCTCGGCACGGCGGCGAAGCTCTACCAGGAGCGCTACTGGCAGGAGCGGATGTTCGAGACCGTGGGCGCCCTCTCCGGCGTCGCGGCGCAGGCCGGGATGCCGCTCGTGACGCTGGCGGTCGCCTGGGTGCTCGCCAATCCGGTGGTGACCGCGCCCATCATCGGCGCCAGCCGGCCGGAGCAGCTCGGGCCGTCGCTCGCCGCGGCCGAGGCGACGCTCCCGGCCGACGTGCTGGCGCGGCTCGACGACCTCACCCGGGAGTACCGGCGCGGCGACGCGACGCGCTGA
- a CDS encoding acyl-CoA carboxylase subunit beta has translation MAVKAIKPTLTNPLDPPEKVEFNIPNEISRATGAYEEVMKEGYDLIQRPVRSVAIDQIEKQHAKKRMTVWERMRVLTDKPPNVLYQNWGKNLDGASLVTAVLNIDGRDVACYGHDFTVRAGSMDATNGNKLARLFRLAGEKGIPLIGMNDSAGAYVPAGVGGLDGYAEAFTALRKISGVVPSIMCMFGFNAGGGSYLPRQGSFVIQPNDTFFGLTGPGVVKSVLGEDISPEDLGGPKVHGASGVADLTVMDELAALRQAVRLLGYIPDNNSVSAPFQQTSDPIDRKTWEINTLLKKAFNSPTGFNTPFDVSIIIQQVCDHGDYFELQPERAKEVVTAFGRLGGHVVGFVANNSAVGSGQIDCDTALKIARFVRFCNVYNIPIIFMEDTTGFLPGREQEARGIVQAGRSMLDAIVDVRTPRILLILRNAFGGAYASYNNYPTGADLVLALPTTRLAVMGPAGKEFVYKDELRKLRAAAAEMVKKGIQQRTAAGMDGEDAKRDAEKEAGDWLKLEEAQLGKRYEKELMNPKEGLSLGSISSIVMPTDLRKVLGENMQFLLRHYKPCPMGGPQREFH, from the coding sequence ATGGCCGTGAAGGCGATCAAGCCGACCCTGACCAACCCCCTCGATCCTCCCGAGAAGGTCGAGTTCAACATCCCGAACGAGATCTCGCGCGCCACCGGCGCGTACGAAGAGGTCATGAAGGAGGGGTACGACCTCATCCAGCGGCCGGTCCGGTCGGTGGCCATCGACCAGATCGAGAAGCAGCACGCCAAGAAGCGGATGACCGTCTGGGAGCGCATGCGGGTGCTCACCGACAAGCCGCCCAACGTCCTCTACCAGAACTGGGGCAAGAACCTCGACGGCGCCTCGCTCGTCACCGCCGTGCTGAACATCGACGGCCGCGACGTCGCCTGCTACGGCCACGACTTCACGGTGCGCGCCGGCTCGATGGACGCCACCAACGGCAACAAGCTGGCGCGGCTCTTCCGGCTCGCGGGCGAGAAGGGCATCCCGCTCATCGGCATGAACGACTCGGCCGGCGCCTACGTGCCGGCCGGCGTGGGCGGGCTCGACGGCTACGCCGAGGCCTTCACCGCGCTCCGCAAGATCAGCGGCGTGGTCCCGTCGATCATGTGCATGTTCGGCTTCAACGCCGGCGGCGGCTCGTACCTGCCGCGGCAGGGCAGCTTCGTCATCCAGCCCAACGACACCTTCTTCGGCCTCACCGGGCCGGGCGTGGTCAAGTCGGTGCTCGGCGAGGACATCAGCCCCGAGGACCTGGGCGGCCCCAAGGTGCACGGCGCCTCCGGCGTGGCCGACCTCACGGTGATGGACGAGCTCGCGGCGCTGCGCCAGGCGGTGCGGCTCCTCGGCTACATCCCCGACAACAACTCGGTGTCGGCGCCGTTCCAGCAGACGAGCGACCCCATCGACCGCAAGACCTGGGAGATCAACACCCTCCTCAAGAAGGCGTTCAACTCGCCGACCGGGTTCAACACGCCCTTCGACGTGTCGATCATCATCCAGCAGGTCTGCGACCACGGCGACTACTTCGAGCTCCAGCCCGAGCGCGCCAAGGAGGTGGTGACCGCCTTCGGCCGCCTCGGCGGGCACGTGGTCGGCTTCGTCGCCAACAACAGCGCCGTCGGCTCCGGCCAGATCGACTGCGACACCGCCCTCAAGATCGCGAGGTTCGTGCGGTTCTGCAACGTCTACAACATCCCCATCATCTTCATGGAGGACACCACCGGCTTCCTCCCCGGCCGCGAGCAGGAGGCGCGCGGCATCGTGCAGGCCGGCCGCTCCATGCTCGACGCCATCGTGGACGTGCGCACCCCGCGCATCCTCCTCATCCTGCGCAACGCCTTCGGCGGCGCCTACGCCTCGTACAACAACTACCCCACCGGCGCCGACCTCGTGCTGGCGCTCCCCACCACCCGCCTCGCGGTGATGGGGCCGGCCGGCAAGGAGTTCGTCTACAAGGACGAGCTCCGCAAGCTGCGCGCCGCCGCCGCCGAGATGGTGAAGAAGGGGATCCAGCAGCGCACCGCCGCCGGCATGGACGGCGAGGACGCCAAGCGCGACGCCGAGAAGGAGGCGGGCGACTGGCTCAAGCTGGAGGAGGCCCAGCTCGGCAAGCGCTACGAGAAGGAGCTCATGAACCCGAAGGAAGGGCTCTCGCTCGGCTCCATCTCCTCCATCGTGATGCCCACCGACCTGCGCAAGGTGCTGGGCGAGAACATGCAGTTCCTGCTGCGGCACTACAAGCCCTGCCCGATGGGCGGGCCGCAGCGCGAGTTCCACTAG
- a CDS encoding ABC transporter substrate-binding protein codes for MRKISLLLSLAAIFAATGCKSSKPTTVKIGIFEPMTGANAAGGAMEVEGIKLANQLYPTVKVGDKEYKIELVLADNKSDKVEAANAAQRLVDQDKVNVVLGSWGSSLSMAAGPIVKDKKIPAIAMSATNPLVTKGNDYYFRVCFIDPFQGTVMANYAAKDLKAKKAVIIREVSNDYSVGLAKFFADSFKKLTGDENAILGELNYNTNDQDFTAQLTTLKSMKPDVIFAPGNYTESALIIKQAQELGITAPFLGGDTWEAPEFIDVGKKATEGAVFSTFFATEVPITDTSKTFLDAYRKQYSKEPAAVTALGFDGYLVARAAIEKAGSLEGAKIRDALAGVQAFPGAAGLITFDQNRDATKSAVIKTVKGGKFTYLTTVQP; via the coding sequence ATGCGCAAGATCTCCCTGCTCCTCTCCCTCGCCGCGATCTTCGCGGCGACCGGCTGCAAGTCGTCCAAGCCCACCACGGTGAAGATCGGCATCTTCGAGCCGATGACCGGCGCCAACGCGGCCGGCGGCGCGATGGAGGTCGAGGGCATCAAGCTCGCGAACCAGCTCTATCCGACCGTCAAGGTGGGCGACAAGGAGTACAAGATCGAGCTCGTCCTCGCCGACAACAAGTCGGACAAGGTCGAGGCCGCCAACGCCGCCCAGCGCCTCGTGGACCAGGACAAGGTGAACGTGGTCCTCGGCTCCTGGGGCTCCTCGCTCTCCATGGCCGCCGGCCCGATCGTGAAGGACAAGAAGATCCCGGCCATCGCCATGTCGGCCACGAACCCCCTCGTCACCAAGGGGAACGACTACTACTTCCGCGTCTGCTTCATCGACCCGTTCCAGGGCACGGTGATGGCGAACTACGCGGCCAAGGACCTCAAGGCCAAGAAGGCGGTCATCATCCGCGAGGTCTCGAACGACTACTCGGTGGGCCTGGCCAAGTTCTTCGCCGACAGCTTCAAGAAGCTGACCGGCGACGAGAACGCCATCCTCGGCGAGCTCAACTACAACACCAACGACCAGGACTTCACCGCCCAGCTCACGACCCTCAAGTCGATGAAGCCGGACGTGATCTTCGCGCCGGGCAACTACACGGAGAGCGCCCTCATCATCAAGCAGGCCCAGGAGCTCGGCATCACCGCCCCGTTCCTCGGCGGCGACACCTGGGAGGCCCCGGAGTTCATCGACGTCGGCAAGAAGGCCACCGAGGGCGCGGTGTTCTCGACCTTCTTCGCCACCGAGGTGCCGATCACCGACACCAGCAAGACCTTCCTCGACGCCTACCGCAAGCAGTACAGCAAGGAGCCCGCGGCGGTGACCGCCCTCGGCTTCGACGGCTACCTCGTGGCCCGCGCGGCCATCGAGAAGGCCGGCAGCCTCGAGGGCGCCAAGATCCGCGACGCCCTCGCCGGCGTGCAGGCCTTCCCCGGCGCGGCCGGCCTCATCACCTTCGACCAGAACCGCGACGCCACCAAGAGCGCGGTGATCAAGACGGTGAAGGGTGGGAAGTTCACCTACCTGACCACGGTGCAGCCGTAG
- a CDS encoding branched-chain amino acid ABC transporter permease, which produces MTLALFLQHLANALALGSLYALIAIGYTMVYGILRLINFAHGDLFMLGAYLAFYGVALFVMPWWATFAIAILVTALLGVGLERVAYRPLRDSPKISVMISAIGASFLIENVAIVLFGGRPKGVTVPDVFNVKLSSHGVSVMSVSVVIPVFTFAILAVLLWIVGKTRTGMAMRAVSTDLDAARLQAIDVNRIISFTFGSGSLLASFGGILWSYKYPQLNPLMGVMPGLKCFIAAVIGGIGNIQGAVLGGFLLGGIELLTIAFLPTLTGYRDAFAFVLLIVVLLVKPAGLLGSRQAEKV; this is translated from the coding sequence ATGACGCTCGCGCTCTTCCTCCAGCACCTCGCGAACGCCCTCGCGCTGGGGAGCCTCTACGCCCTCATCGCCATCGGCTACACGATGGTGTACGGCATCCTCCGGCTCATCAACTTCGCGCACGGCGACCTGTTCATGCTCGGCGCCTACCTCGCGTTCTACGGGGTGGCGCTGTTCGTGATGCCCTGGTGGGCCACCTTCGCCATCGCCATCCTCGTCACCGCGCTCCTCGGCGTGGGGCTCGAGCGCGTCGCCTACCGGCCGCTGCGCGACTCGCCCAAGATCTCGGTGATGATCAGCGCCATCGGCGCCTCGTTCCTCATCGAGAACGTCGCCATCGTGCTCTTCGGCGGGCGCCCCAAGGGCGTCACCGTCCCCGACGTCTTCAACGTGAAGCTCTCGAGCCACGGCGTGAGCGTCATGTCGGTGAGCGTGGTGATCCCGGTCTTCACCTTCGCCATCCTGGCGGTGCTGCTCTGGATCGTCGGCAAGACCCGCACCGGCATGGCCATGCGCGCGGTCTCCACCGACCTCGACGCCGCGCGCCTCCAGGCCATCGACGTGAACCGGATCATCTCGTTCACCTTCGGCTCGGGGTCGCTGCTCGCCTCCTTCGGCGGCATCCTCTGGTCCTACAAGTACCCGCAGCTGAACCCGCTCATGGGCGTGATGCCGGGCCTCAAGTGCTTCATCGCCGCCGTGATCGGCGGCATCGGCAACATCCAGGGCGCGGTGCTGGGCGGCTTCCTGCTCGGCGGGATCGAGCTCCTCACCATCGCCTTCCTGCCCACCCTGACCGGCTACCGCGACGCCTTCGCCTTCGTGCTCCTCATCGTGGTGCTGCTGGTGAAGCCGGCCGGGCTCCTCGGCAGCCGCCAGGCGGAGAAGGTGTGA
- a CDS encoding ATP-binding protein, with the protein MAPTTDWYQDNPLTHRDRRLAASASEWARSFACEDLKPLIVCRGPIRKEAMDVFDEMGITHYGILLSEKDSIVYPNALAPELRQLTDNRRVHRLPDYTGASKEERVERMHQIVQIAHDNGYDSIFAGYGFMAEDEEFVATVEKAGLKFIGPNSEIQARAGKKDEAKRTALEVGVSVTPGVNDVSARTLLKKLPTRKKLLLVVEARELECDPAIVNDEKAPLEVLAEHVLQGCYAKGIDMFTIEELAEQVQHEVATMFRDHPASRVRLKAIGGGGGKGQRILGASLLSHPNPTAEQIELAAADAPAAVREILNEVKATGVGDNKNVLIELNIEQTRHNEIQLLGNGKWCVSLGGRDCSLQMHEQKLLEVSVTQEALAAAAARAQEAGKDEEARALLTDLEILKRMEADAARFGEAVGLDSASTFECIVDRDRYYFMEVNTRIQVEHRVTELCYALEFANPDDPADTFRVESLVEAMALIARHGARLPKPRRVPRFAAAVEARLNATDASLSPHAGGLIRYWSKPVEGEIRDDQGICLPNPDTGKFIRYRVAGAYDSNIALLLTKGEDRLDSYQHLAKVLGYMRIRGVNLATNLEFHYGLVNWFIGQNVMAKPTTRFVVPYLTLLGRLKEEASKVDPTFGFVEMKKHYARQAGVEYPGDPAMAKAVAEVLDRKSTLLTRPILRLLEDPHLFAGWLSLFRHNYRIEDGRLIWIRNALGVLNDTYEYLNMVHDPKAPAAEVIWQHDHELIQKPLRFYQQLRHTFGLERQEYYKLDEILRNEAPQGGYDADTWAHIRAAHFGFQSGNELLGMLFMLAEKVRFFDFRVEENLDVTIPEYLNDPELQARMKKVLVPPPATKADEIVAVCGGMYYGQEAPGRPRFVHEGMHFEKGQPLYIIEVMKMFNTVRATFSGTVEKVLMTGGDGTIVQKGQPLFKIVPDEKFVEVDPKEVERERRARTGEYLKAVLTTFAEKFSASEQRAEEKRAPRAGRLKAV; encoded by the coding sequence ATGGCTCCCACCACCGACTGGTACCAGGACAACCCGCTCACCCACCGCGACCGCCGCCTCGCCGCCTCGGCCTCGGAGTGGGCGCGGTCCTTCGCCTGCGAGGACCTGAAGCCGCTCATCGTCTGCCGCGGCCCCATCCGCAAGGAGGCGATGGACGTCTTCGACGAGATGGGGATCACCCACTACGGGATCCTCCTCTCCGAGAAGGACTCGATCGTCTACCCGAACGCCCTCGCGCCCGAGCTCCGGCAGCTCACCGACAACCGGCGCGTCCACCGGCTCCCCGACTACACCGGCGCGAGCAAGGAGGAGCGCGTCGAGCGCATGCACCAGATCGTGCAGATCGCGCACGACAACGGCTACGACTCGATCTTCGCCGGCTACGGCTTCATGGCCGAGGACGAGGAGTTCGTGGCCACGGTGGAGAAGGCGGGCCTCAAGTTCATCGGCCCCAACTCCGAGATCCAGGCCCGCGCCGGCAAGAAGGACGAGGCGAAGCGCACCGCGCTCGAGGTGGGCGTGAGCGTGACGCCGGGCGTGAACGACGTCTCGGCCCGCACGCTGCTCAAGAAGCTCCCCACCCGCAAGAAGCTCCTGCTGGTGGTGGAGGCGCGCGAGCTCGAGTGCGACCCGGCCATCGTCAACGACGAGAAGGCGCCGCTCGAGGTGCTGGCCGAGCACGTGCTGCAGGGGTGCTACGCCAAGGGCATCGACATGTTCACCATCGAGGAGCTGGCCGAGCAGGTCCAGCACGAGGTGGCGACCATGTTCCGCGACCACCCGGCCAGCCGGGTGCGGCTCAAGGCCATCGGCGGCGGCGGCGGCAAGGGGCAGCGCATCCTCGGCGCCAGCCTCCTCTCCCACCCGAACCCGACGGCGGAGCAGATCGAGCTGGCGGCGGCCGACGCGCCCGCGGCGGTCCGCGAGATCCTGAACGAGGTGAAGGCCACCGGGGTCGGCGACAACAAGAACGTCCTCATCGAGCTCAACATCGAGCAGACCCGCCACAACGAGATCCAGCTCCTCGGCAACGGGAAGTGGTGCGTCTCGCTCGGCGGCCGCGACTGCTCGCTGCAGATGCACGAGCAGAAGCTGCTCGAGGTCTCGGTGACGCAGGAGGCGCTCGCCGCCGCCGCCGCCCGCGCCCAGGAGGCCGGGAAGGACGAGGAGGCCCGCGCGCTCCTCACCGACCTCGAGATCCTGAAGCGGATGGAGGCCGACGCGGCCCGCTTCGGCGAGGCGGTCGGGCTCGACTCCGCCTCCACCTTCGAGTGCATCGTCGATCGCGACCGGTACTACTTCATGGAGGTGAACACCCGGATCCAGGTGGAGCACCGGGTGACCGAGCTCTGCTACGCGCTCGAGTTCGCGAACCCCGACGACCCCGCCGACACCTTCCGGGTGGAGTCGCTCGTCGAGGCGATGGCCCTCATCGCCCGCCACGGCGCGCGGCTCCCGAAGCCGCGGCGCGTCCCGCGCTTCGCCGCCGCGGTGGAGGCGCGCCTCAACGCCACCGACGCCTCGCTCTCCCCGCACGCCGGGGGCCTCATCCGCTACTGGTCCAAGCCCGTCGAGGGCGAGATCCGCGACGACCAGGGCATCTGCCTGCCCAACCCCGACACCGGCAAGTTCATCCGCTACCGCGTGGCCGGGGCCTACGACTCCAACATCGCCCTCCTCCTCACCAAGGGCGAGGACCGGCTCGACAGCTACCAGCACCTCGCGAAGGTGCTCGGGTACATGCGCATCCGCGGCGTGAACCTGGCCACCAACCTCGAGTTCCACTACGGGCTCGTGAACTGGTTCATCGGCCAGAACGTGATGGCGAAGCCGACCACCCGGTTCGTGGTCCCGTACCTCACCCTGCTCGGCCGCCTCAAGGAGGAGGCGAGCAAGGTGGACCCGACCTTCGGCTTCGTGGAGATGAAGAAGCACTACGCGCGGCAGGCCGGCGTCGAGTACCCGGGCGACCCGGCCATGGCCAAGGCGGTGGCGGAGGTGCTCGACCGCAAGAGCACGCTCCTCACCCGGCCCATCCTCCGGCTGCTCGAGGACCCGCACCTCTTCGCCGGGTGGCTCAGCCTCTTCCGCCACAACTACCGGATCGAGGACGGCCGGCTGATCTGGATCCGCAACGCCCTCGGGGTGCTCAACGACACCTACGAGTACCTCAACATGGTGCACGACCCGAAGGCCCCGGCGGCCGAGGTCATCTGGCAGCACGACCACGAGCTCATCCAGAAGCCGCTGCGCTTCTACCAGCAGCTCCGCCACACCTTCGGGCTCGAGCGGCAGGAGTACTACAAGCTCGACGAGATCCTGCGGAACGAGGCGCCGCAGGGCGGCTACGACGCCGACACCTGGGCCCACATCCGGGCGGCCCACTTCGGCTTCCAGTCGGGCAACGAGCTCCTCGGCATGCTCTTCATGCTGGCCGAGAAGGTCCGGTTCTTCGACTTCCGGGTGGAGGAGAACCTGGACGTCACCATCCCCGAGTACCTCAACGACCCCGAGCTGCAGGCGCGCATGAAGAAGGTGCTCGTGCCCCCGCCGGCCACCAAGGCCGACGAGATCGTGGCGGTGTGCGGCGGCATGTACTACGGGCAGGAGGCCCCCGGCCGCCCGCGCTTCGTCCACGAGGGCATGCACTTCGAGAAGGGCCAGCCGCTCTACATCATCGAGGTGATGAAGATGTTCAACACGGTCCGGGCGACGTTCTCCGGGACCGTCGAGAAGGTCCTCATGACCGGCGGCGACGGCACCATCGTCCAGAAGGGCCAGCCGCTCTTCAAGATCGTGCCCGACGAGAAGTTCGTGGAGGTCGATCCGAAGGAGGTCGAGCGCGAGCGCCGCGCCCGCACCGGCGAGTACCTCAAGGCCGTGCTCACCACCTTCGCCGAGAAGTTCTCGGCGTCGGAGCAGCGGGCCGAGGAGAAGCGCGCCCCCCGGGCCGGCCGGCTCAAGGCCGTGTAA
- a CDS encoding S1C family serine protease — MIGSQVLASLLLAAAPAPAPSPARAELLRGLDAALVHVTDQVAPAVVQLQVTGYGGSDPGMVVLRRAIGSGVIVDPSGYVVTNAHVVAGARRIRVLLAPAGEGRTRPQKREYVARVVGAEPEVDLALLKIDATDLPYVALSDRDVRPGQLVFAIGSPVGLANSVTLGVISSVARTPDPSRPQVFVQTDAPINPGNSGGPLVDTEGRVVGINTSILSKGGGSEGLGFAIPSSVVRVVTDALRKMGHLHHAVLGVSSQEITPGLAAGLGLSQDWGVLVSDVVPGSPAARAGVAGGDLLRAVDGRPVDGMPALNLALYLHPAGSPVALSIQRGKERLELKVVGAESSHPADLLGGPEVTTRNVAPLGVLGVTLDDRVRALLPPLREPAGVVVAARTLAAAELETGLEAGDVIHAVNRTPVASVDELAAALAALRPAGRGVLRVERRGVLVWLELDLDQGT; from the coding sequence ATGATCGGCAGCCAAGTCCTCGCCTCCCTGCTCCTCGCGGCCGCTCCGGCCCCGGCCCCGTCTCCGGCCCGGGCCGAGCTCCTGCGCGGGCTCGACGCCGCGCTCGTCCACGTGACCGACCAGGTCGCGCCGGCGGTGGTGCAGCTCCAGGTCACGGGGTACGGCGGCTCCGACCCGGGCATGGTGGTGCTCCGGCGGGCCATCGGCTCGGGCGTGATCGTCGATCCGAGCGGCTACGTGGTCACGAACGCCCACGTGGTGGCCGGCGCCCGGCGCATCCGCGTGCTGCTCGCGCCCGCCGGCGAGGGGCGGACCCGCCCGCAGAAGCGCGAGTACGTGGCGCGGGTGGTCGGCGCCGAGCCGGAGGTCGATCTCGCGCTCCTCAAGATCGACGCCACCGACCTGCCGTACGTCGCGCTCTCCGACCGCGACGTCCGCCCCGGCCAGCTGGTGTTCGCCATCGGCAGCCCGGTGGGGCTCGCCAACTCGGTCACGCTCGGCGTGATCTCCTCGGTGGCGCGCACGCCCGACCCGTCGCGCCCGCAGGTGTTCGTGCAGACCGACGCCCCCATCAACCCCGGCAACAGCGGCGGCCCGCTCGTGGACACCGAGGGGCGGGTGGTCGGGATCAACACCAGCATCCTCAGCAAGGGGGGCGGCTCGGAGGGGCTCGGCTTCGCCATCCCCTCGTCGGTGGTGCGGGTGGTGACCGACGCCCTGCGCAAGATGGGCCACCTGCACCACGCCGTGCTCGGGGTCTCCTCGCAGGAGATCACGCCGGGGCTCGCGGCCGGGCTGGGGCTCTCGCAGGACTGGGGCGTGCTCGTCTCCGACGTGGTGCCGGGCTCGCCCGCGGCCCGGGCCGGCGTGGCGGGCGGCGACCTCTTGCGGGCCGTGGACGGCCGCCCGGTGGACGGCATGCCGGCGCTCAACCTCGCCCTCTACCTCCACCCGGCCGGCTCGCCGGTGGCGCTCTCGATCCAGCGCGGCAAGGAGCGGCTCGAGCTCAAGGTGGTGGGCGCGGAGTCGAGCCACCCGGCCGACCTGCTCGGCGGGCCGGAGGTGACGACGCGCAACGTGGCGCCGCTCGGGGTGCTCGGGGTCACGCTCGACGACCGCGTGCGGGCGCTCCTGCCGCCGCTGCGCGAGCCGGCCGGCGTGGTGGTGGCGGCGCGCACGCTCGCGGCGGCGGAGCTCGAGACCGGCCTCGAGGCCGGCGACGTCATCCACGCCGTGAACCGCACGCCGGTGGCCTCGGTGGACGAGCTCGCGGCGGCGCTCGCGGCGCTGCGGCCGGCCGGGCGCGGCGTGCTGCGGGTGGAGCGGCGCGGCGTGCTGGTCTGGCTCGAGCTCGACCTCGACCAGGGGACCTGA